In Monodelphis domestica isolate mMonDom1 chromosome 1, mMonDom1.pri, whole genome shotgun sequence, the sequence AGGTCACATAAGCAGTGATAGAGGAGGGATTTGGACTCGGGACCTCTGACCCTAAGTCCCAACACTATCCTACTCTCCTACTCTGCCTCTCATTCTAGgtgctctcttcttcctctaaacTTTTATGGCacttgtaataataatagcatacaTTTCTCTAGAACATTGTAGTTTACAAGCATTTCTTTCCCACCAACATGATCAAATAGGGAGTGCAAGCAATAAGAATTCCATTTCACATTTGAGTAAGCAGGCTCCGAGATGAGCTGCAGGGTTCTGAACTGCTGTTTTACATGAATTGCCTTGGTATTGTTTAGTTTTGACATGTGTTGACTTCCAACCAGATCATAAtatgcttcttgagggcagagggCACCTGTGATGCAGTGCCTCCTCATTTCTTCCCATAGGACCTAGAACACACGGAGGCTCAATACATCTTTGTTGCATGAATGAAGTAATTCATGGGGTTGATAATCAGCTCCTGGTCTGGGCAGCCGCTTCCCATTCCTGCATCTAAATCTTTCTTGAAGGAATTTAGGTGTGGTAACAGGAGAGAACAGATCCCCAAATGAAATATTCCAGCCCCGTTAAGGCTATTCTCTTCCATCCCTAGGAGTTGTTCTAGTAGCTGTTCATGGGACAATAGCTGATGAAGGAAAGTAGCAAAAATCATTTCTCCAGAGCCCagtgagagggaggaaatggCGGGATACGGGATTGGTATGTTTCAGACCTCAGAGACACCCTCCCTTCACAAGAGATGGCCACGTACAGgacagtccaaaaaaaaaaagaggaggaaagttCAGACTCCTCATTGTTCttccatttaaaatttctttattgtGTATCCCTGGGTGAGGTTAGAGAGAGCCCTGCTGCTCTTACTGCAGTCCACACCTGTGTCCTCTGCAAGGGGATCACCATACGGAAATCCATGATCCTTTCCCCAGACAGGGGGACCACAAAATAGCAGGGAGGAGTAAGGGAAGCAGGCTTTTGATCTCCCCTTGTCTAAATGTGGCATCCCACAGGCTGGGATGTGCTGAACTCTGCTTTCTGTGTGGCCTTTGTGAACTCCATATTCCTATTGGAGAAGGTTCACTCAACTTCCTTCATGTCTGTGGTCCACTCTTGGCGTACCCTGGCCTTCCTATAACCAGCATGGCATGCTCTGGGGTTTCCTATCTCCATCATGGCATCTGTTAGCCTCTGCATTTCAAAAGTAGTGCCCTCCATTCTCCTGTCAGCATCCCCCCATGGCACTCAGAGGGCAGGTGTTGGCGTGGCAAGCAGTGGGACATGATCACAACGGGTTGGGGGGGGTGGCCTTAGCAAGGAGGGCCGACGACAGAGCTCTCCGTCCCTCAGGGCCTCTGGAAGGGCTTTGCGTTTGCTTTCAGGCAGCAGCATGATGCTGACGATGCAGAGGAGGGCACAGGCTGCCAAGACCACATGCTGCAGGAAGGCACCACGACCAGCATGGAGACGCTGTACTGGACCACTCAGCTGACCCAGTGCCCCCAGTGCCAGGATTAAGCCCAAGCCCCGTCCCCTgtggaagaggaaaaatgaaactCAGACATAGTCTGAGGACCTTAAACCTGTTCTAAATGCAACGTCTCCTCACCAGGTTAGAACTGACCTATCCTGTCTCCTTCCTTCGTTATCTCTTTCCTGATATCAATATTAAGAAGAAGAATGCCTCTATagatttttctctactgtaagagagatgtgtcttctttcacaacatgatgagcaTGGAACTATGCACTAGACAAtaacatgtataatttatatcatattacttgccatcttgggaAGGGAAGTGGAGAACatggatagcaaaatgtcagaaaatgattatttaaaaatgtattgatatGTAAAACCAgcaaaaaaaaggataataataataggtaacacttatttagtgctttacagtttgcaaagtgctttacacatctctcatttaatcatcaaaataacATCCTATAGCAGGtggttttatctttattttatagagggaAAACTGAGagaggtgactttcccagggtcatttaGCTAATAAAATATCAGGgacaaaacttgaactcaggtcttcctgatttcagggccagcattctatccactgacaGTCTTAGATTTTGCCCTTACCTCCTGTAGAACCAGACTGGAGCTGGCCCGTTCCCACTTGAGTCTAACCCCTAGTTCTCACCGGACTGTTGTAGGGATGACCTCGGCCGCAAGAAGGATGCTAAGGACTCCGGCAGCTTGGGAGAAGAAGAGGCCAAGAATGGAGAACGTTGTGATAGCCACATCATTCAGATCTGAAGGAACAAAGGGAAGAGGTGTCAGAGTCAAAAAGACCCCAGAGGGGTCTCTGCAGGCCTGTGGTCTTGACTCTCTCCTCAGTATCTAGTGTGGTACTTTGCACAGTTTAAGTgctcaacaaatgtttgttgatgagaATGAGGACTGCCACTAACCAGAAAAATAGAACGGAGTTGGTGATAGAAAAGGTGGTGGGAAGAAGTATCTGTGGGGTAGGAGGATTTATATACGAGAGAGGTATGGGGCAGGTAGGCGGTGCCAAGCCAGGAGTcgggaagcctcatcttcctcagctcaactttggcctcagacacttgtgtgCCTGGACGAATCACTCAATCTTGTTTGCCTGCGTTTCCTCACCtttcaaatgaactagagaaggaagtggcaaaccactctagagtctttgccaagaaaacccccaattcagtcatggagagttggatatGGCAGAAAAACGAATGGGAAAAGTGTACTTTGGGCACAGGGTCAGGAGATTTAGCTTATCTGATAGAGTCATAGCCTAAGGCTCCCCAGAAATGGGCTGGAACCCCTATGGGAAGAAGGGACAGGCACGGTCATGGCTCTGGGATGCTCACAATCTCTCAAGCCCAACAGCACAAGAGAGGCAATGCCGGTGAAGGTCATTGTGAGCAGCAGGATGCCCCGGCGGCCGAAACGGTCAACGGTAACCCCCAGGAAGACACAGGCCAAGCCTGCTGTGCCACCAGCCAGCAGGGAATACAGGTTGAAGTCGACCTGGGACTTCCGTCCCACTCCTCCTCCCACAAGCTGGTAGCAATGCCTAATCCCATGGGCAATGAAGCTGTAGGGGTGAGACAAATGGAAACGCCCTGAGCCTTGATCCCACATCTCTGCTGGAACTCCTACCCTCAGTTTCCCAGAATACAAGCTACAAACCTCTTGTGGAATCCTTTAGGTCTAGCCCACTGGGCCAAAAGGTCTCCCCTGATTCCCACCTCCCGACCTTGGTGCCAGCTAAATCTATATGGCCCTGCTCACCATCCAGCACCCCTTCCCACTTTGCTCAATGCTCACGTGGTGAAGCCCAGGATAAGCAGGTTTTTCCAAATGTTTCGACAGCTAAGCAAGGCTGAGAGGGAGATCTGGGCAGCGGCTGGAAGGGGACAAGTGTTCTCCAAATCTTCGggaggaatggaaagagaaagacatagaAGTCTCCTCCAGAGATCGAGGTGGTTATGTGGGCACACGCCTAAACTTACAGACATGATCTGGTCCTCAGAAACCCTGCTAGGATGTGTGGATCTGTTTTTTTTAGAATGAGAGCTCTCTCTGAGGCTGGCTTCCACAGGAGAGGGGCTCTATGACTGTCCAAGACTCAAGTATGTATGCAGAGAGCCCCCCATAAGTACATACCCTTCCATGTTATTCACCAGCTAAGAGCCCTCTCACCTTCTTCCCTGGGCTCTCACCTCGAAGGGCTTCTTCAGCTTCATCCCCCAGGGGCTCCCCCCTTGGTCTGTTCCTTTGAGCCAGAATTCTCAACACAGTCTGGGCCTCTGTGGTCCGACGAGACACCAAGAGCCACCTTGAAGACTCCAAGAAGACACCTGGCCAGCTAGACGGGccggggagagggagggagggaaggagaaaggagctCTCATTACTAAGAAGGCTCCCCATAGTTCCCATTCCCTATCCTGGGATATTTCTTTGCTAGTCCTGTGGAACATGAAATCCCTATTGTTGGTAAGATGAAGCTGGGACGGGAGCCTCGGGAGCAGGGATGGAAGGGGAGACGGGAGACCTCAATGGCAGAGTAAGCGATtggattggggtgggggagatCACCTGTCTAGCAGAAGTTGTCTAGGCTAAGTGGTagaggaggggggtggggggcagtacTGACCCATAGAGCAAGAAGAGGATGCAGGGAGCTGTGATCAGTCTGAGCAGAAGTCTCCAGTCTTTGCAGGCCAGAGCCAGGCCCAGGAGCAGAAACTGTCCCACTACTCCCATCAGCTCTCCTGCCAGGACTGCTCGGAGCCGCTGGGAGGGCTCACATAACTCCAGGCCTGGGGATATGGCAAGGCCAGATCCAGAAGAAAAAGGTGCAGAGtgtgagagggggaggagaggtgCCATGGGAAGAGGGTACGGGAGGTGGAGGTTAGAGGAATCTGCTGAGAACCTGAAGTGTGGGCAACAACGGCAGCCTCTGAGGCTAGGCTCAGCATTCAATGAAAAGCATGTTGAAAGGAGTCCAGTTTTAACGCTGGTACTAGCTGCCCTCAGGTAAGTGGGTGCCCAtctgtgagcctcagttccctcatctgtaaaacgaggaggCATGACTAGACAGTCTCTAAGGGCTCTGCCTGCTCCATCGCTCCAGCATCCGTGAGACTGCTGACCGAATGAGCTTGGACACactggaggaagaggggaggaggccAAGGGGAGGGGTGGGCAGCGCCGAAGGAGCTCTACTCACGGGTCAGGTAGAGGCCGAGGTCAGCCCCGGCTAGCGTGAAGCCCAGAAGGAATCGAAGAGCAGTAAGGCTGGGTGGGGAGCCAGCCGCGGCCCCTCCGACCCCACAGGGACCGGCTAGCCCCAAGGCCAGCAGGATAACCCCTCGACGTCCTACCCTGGAGAAAGGGAAGGCCCTTCCGTCACAGCAGGCCTCAGCTGTCACCCTCTTCCCCCAAGCAAGGACAGGACCACTAAGATTCCACCGGCAGACCTATGAATGGGGAGAGCCTGAGGGATGGGGGCCGCGGCTCAGCCCCACGTGGACAGAAGAACCCTGAGCACTAGACTCCTTCCACTCCTGCagcatttcttctctttccccggCCAGGCTCCTTCCCTTAGCCCACTTCCCCCTTAGCCTGGTCTCCCAGGGCGGTGCTCTCTGGCCCTGCCCATACATACCTGTCTGCAGGATGGCCCAGACTCAGGTAGCCACAGGCAAAGCCTAAGAGGAAGAGGATCTGCTCCAGGGTTACCTCCCAGCCCCTCTCACAGACTAGATCCCACtgtggagggggagaggagggttGGCTGGGATGGAGGGGGCAGGCGCTCCCCCAGCCCCGCTGTCGGGCGTCGGCTCTCGCCCCTGGCCCTCACCTCGGTGACCATGTTGTTGGTGAGGACGGGGAGCCCGCTGTAGTCCCAGCCATGGGGGCACCGGGTGCTGTTgggcgggggcggggggcagGCCTCTTCGCTGGTGTTGAGGGTCGGCTCCCACTCGGAGGCATTGGCGGAGGGAGGGCCCAGGCGGCATCTCAGGGGCGGCACCAGCGTGAGGAGGGGGTCTGAGGCCAGAGCCAGGGCCACGAAGAGCAGGGGCAGGCAGCTCAAGCCTAGCTGCACCTGCTGggccctccccaccacccccacctGCGAGAACAGCGACTCGAAGCTAGGGGGCCCGCTGGGGGCTGCCAGGGACAGGCTGCTCCCCAGGGCATCGGGAGCCGATGggcccccttccccttccccttcgcCCTCCCGTGGCTCCATTCAGCCTGGGGTGAGGAGGACCCGACCTGTGGGgaacaagagagagaaacagggaggaagggagggatggagaatgACAGAGGGAGACTAGAAGAAGACTGGCGGGGAGAGCGGGTGGGCTGCTGGGGAGGTGAGGTCTGTGCACCTTCTGGGGGCCAGGAACTCACCCCTCCGGGGGTGGGCAGGGGTCGTTATGGCCCTAGAGCTGTTGCTGCTCCCCCCATAGGGTGAGGGCGTCCAGTCAGCCAGGGAGCAGGGGCCTACCGCTGTGGCCTGGGGAGGGGGGtacctcctctctcctccccgcccctcctcttctttcccttcctctggcCGCTCTCccgcctcctctcccctccctgctaCGGATTGCTCCGGCTCACTGGCTGGCCCTCGCTCCACCGCTCTGCTAGAtcccccctcctcctttctccagctctaggctcctttctctctcctccccttcctttagactctcctccccttcccggGTCCTCCTGGACTCTCCCTCACTCGGAGGGAGGGAACCTCACTCTATCCACCCTTCTTCTGAGTGGCCTCCAGGCATGGAAGCCACCATACccgggaaaggggagaaggggggaaggTGGAGCCGGGaacggtgggggggggggggggcgcttgGCTAGTCTGCTGTCCAGCCAGCCCATGGCAGAGACCGGAGCCTTCCACTGCCTCCCTCATCTGAAACACCAGCACAGAGGAAAGCTTGCTGGATCTGGGACTAGAGGCCCTGCAGGGTTCAAGTCCAAGCTTTACTACCCCCTGACCCCCTCACCTTTCTGGGGTGTGGGTAGTAGAATAAATGCCCTCTTCTTTATGTGTCTGAGGAATAGTCTAGATGTCCTCTTCTAATCTCCCAAAAATATGGAAAAGGGGGACCGCCCTATTTCAAGGGCAGTTACTAAATTACTAAACAATCTCCAGCAAGACCTCTGACTCGCCCTAACATCCTCCTGCTGTTTGTTCTATGGCCATTCTAGGGTGCAAGGAATCCCAGAGGCTGGGGAGTACAGTCCCACCCCGCCTCCAATCCCctgttcatttaacagatgaaagaACTGAAGCCCAGCAAAGCCCAAGCCAGCAAGTATCACTCTGGACTCAAACCCGAGACCTTTGATGATAAAGTTGGCACTCTTTCCGCTGTTCTACACGGCCCCATTTACTTAACAGGTTCCTATTTCCTTGGCCCTTGTTTGTATGTGCTTTCCTTcactcttgttcagtcattctgagcctatgtgaccccatttggggttttcttggcagaggtactactggagtggtttgccattccctctccagtttattttacagatatagaaactgaggccaatggggtaagtgacttgtccagcatcatgaagctagtaagtgtctgaggtcagatttgaactcagaaagatgagtcttctggaatccaggcactatccactgagccactcgaCTGTCTTGTCTTCCCTCATACCAGTCCTTAAGTCTGTCCCCATTCCCAAGTATAATTCTTTGAGACTAAGGACTTCTCTTCCTCCAAATATCTTACTCATCATCACCAAGACAGACAGGCACAGACATGATCAACAAAGAACAGGCTTTATTGGGGTGCACAATTCCAGTTTATGATGCTCTCTgccttcccccttttccctcacaGTTTTCACATTTTCAGTTCCAAAAAGATTTCCAGTTTTACCCATTCCTGGGTGGCCTAAGCTGCAAGCTCAGTGTCTTGGCCTCATTCTCATCTCACCATCTTCCTTGGAGGTGCAGAGGGTTCTGAGCTCCCCCTGACGAAAGGGTACAAGGGAATGGCTTCCCTGGTCCTCCACCATTTTGCCTTTGCCATGTATTTTCTCTTCTTGAGGCTGAGCTGGGGAAGTCAAGGGACCAAATGCTCAAGAAGGGAGCAGGATTAGAaatcctcccccttcccctaccTCCTAAGGCAGACCATGtgcctcctctttccctcccctaacaatttggagaataatattaaatataaataatttatataaaatggcTCGTAAAAAAGCTGTTGAAGGAGAtacagaaaagagaaggagaatcCACAGTGGAGAAGGGAGAATGAGATGAATAgagggaatgaaaaaaattgaaggggaACAAGTGCCTATCCCACCCCCAGTGTCCTATAGGATAGTCATGGGGGGAGAGGATGACAAAGATAGGGACCTCCCTGAGGTCTCCAGAAAACAGGGGAGTAGTTGACCATTCCAGGCAGAGGAGGGAGTGCCAGGCTGGATTggaatgggtgggtgggtgggaaggTAGGCAGGGTGTCCAGCAGGGAGGGAAATGTGATGCTCAGGGAGCTAAGCCACTGAGCAGGGTGGTGAATTGCAATGCTTGCCCAGCCAGTTCAGTAACCCGCTGGGCCATCTCTTGGGCAGCAGGACCTGAGGGATAACCTAGGGCGGCACCCTTGACAGCCAGCACAGCGGCCCGTAGTGCCTGACCCAGAGCAGCCCCTGCAGTGCCAACCTGGGTGCGCAAAGGGGCCGATGCAGCCAACCGGCCCAGGGTGTCCCCCACAAACACCAGCCGGTGGGCTGCTACTACCACTCGTTTGCTGTGGGGCACAAAGAGACGAGGGGGATGGTTGGCCCTCGTACTGGCCAGTAGGGCTGCCACAGCTGCCTGCAAAGCTGAATAGTGGCTCTGGCATTGCCCAGCATAGAAGTGTAATAGCTGCAGGTCACCTGAAGGCAGATCGAGGGGCTCCCCTGGGGTTGAGGCCTCCTGCAGGGAGAAGCAGCATTACTTAGGGAGGCTTTGAAAGAGCCCCAACCCTAGGAGCAGCTGACAGCTTTTCCTGTGTGAGCATCTCCCCCTTTTAGAATCCATTCCCTTAGCATTTATCCCTGAGAtcatccccttattttataggtgagggacTCAGAAAGATCAGTGATAGTTCTATAGTTTCTCACTAGGTGCCAAGGCTAGgattagaattcaggatcccTGACTTCCCATCTAGTGCTGTTTTCAATCAACTGGGGCTGCCTACTTTTCTGTTTCCTAACATAGTCCCCTCTCTCTTAATTTTAATCCTTTGAATTCTCACATCTCCCTCAAGCTCTAGCTCCTTTCCCCCTTAATTCTAATGATCTCCTTTTGAATTTTAACTTTACTTTTCTCATTTAACGTCTTCCCATCTGAGCATTCAATCTCTCCTTTGAAATTTTAACTGTCCCCTTGAGTTTTTATTTAGCCCCTTCTCCAAATTATTGCCTCCTTCCCCAGAAGTCTCTCAATGCTCCCTATTCACACCCAGGAGTGTTTTACCTGCTCCTCTGGCATCGGGCTCTCTCGAAGCATCGCTTCAGGGCCCCCAGGAGTGGCCCCATCCAGGGGATCAGACCCTTGGGCTCTTTCCATCCCCTGTAGGAGGGGACCAGAGTCTCAGTAAAGGGGGAAGAGGAAGCCTGCCTGGGTCTTTCCTTAGACTAGGTCTTTTCCTAGACTGCCTACCTGGATTGTTtgcccctttcctccttttcagtTCTcaaatcattatcattatcattatcatcatcattttacttAAGGTTTGTgcgaagcactttacatatatgatgagaatttgattatttaataatttttatcatgATCCCCCATTTTTTAGAATAAatttgaaagagaccttagaactcTTCTAATCCTCATTCCCGACCCTCCATTCtgccccattttatggatgaggaaaatggagtccagagaaatgaagtgattgtCCAAGGCCATATATAAAGGACTGGAATCTGAACCCCGtaccctctgactccaaattccctGTACCATGATGCTTCAGGAGCATCAGAAATGTTAAAGGGGCAAAGGTTGGATATAGGGGAAAAAATTTGACATTTGGATAAAAGATCAGAGCTTGGGGTTAGGAAAATGGAGTTGGGCTTAAGAGTCTGAACTGATTCCTAGAACCAAGAAGCAAATCTAGATTCAGTCTGTGTGaggcagtggatggagagctagtaTTGGAGTCAGAACGATATGGGTTCAAATGTTACCCATCCTATGGCATGGTCatgggacaaatcatttaatctccccATGCCTGAGGCACAGAGCCATGTTTTGcaggtagtggtggtggtggggaagctCATCACACCATCAATCCCCAAACCCCTCCAAGGAGGGGGGGAAGAATGACAGTGAGATGATACTAAAACTCTGGGAGAACTCCCGCTTTGCTCCCTCCACTTGCCTCCTTTTAGTCTGTCTCTCTTGAGATGAAtagtggaggaaggaaggatcagTGTGCAGAGGCTGTGCTCACCTTGAGATGAACGTAGTCATACTCCTCGCCCAGGGGGATGCCCTCATACTCATTGTGGGGATCTGCCGTGTCTGCCCCTGCATCAGCCactcttccctcctcatctctctcaGTTTTGAGTCCCATATAGCTGGGCAGGCGAGGAGGTGGTGGGGGCAGTGGCCGGTCCTGAATGCTGCCTTTTCTGCCAGAAGCAGGAGAAGGGATGGGAGATGGGGCTGAGAGTTCCTGGACGGGCAGGGCAGGCAATGGACGCCGGGACAGACTCTCAGTAGAGGGGAGCCTGGGCCGAGGAGGTGGAGGTGGGCTCCGGGCCAGGAGCAGAGCCAGGGTCTCTATATCATTGGGGGCAGAATTGGGGCCAGGGGGACTGGGTGTTCCAGCAGGTGGAGGTTCCTCAGGACCCAGCAGGGGCACGTCATAGATGGCTTCGTCGCTACTGGTGGAGGTGCTCTCTCCCAGAAGTTCTTCTGGTGCCTCATACAAATTGAGCAAGGCTGATGCCCGCTTCAGGTTAGAGGGGGCTGCATAGAGGGGGGGCTCTGGTTCTCGCCCCCCTTCCCACTCCAGGTCAGATTCAGGAGAAGGCTTCAGAGCTGGAGGGACATCATAGGGAGCATCATCTCCCCCAGGGAGCTGAGTGGATGCTTGGGCTAG encodes:
- the SLC22A17 gene encoding solute carrier family 22 member 17 isoform X1: MEPREGEGEGEGGPSAPDALGSSLSLAAPSGPPSFESLFSQVGVVGRAQQVQLGLSCLPLLFVALALASDPLLTLVPPLRCRLGPPSANASEWEPTLNTSEEACPPPPPNSTRCPHGWDYSGLPVLTNNMVTEWDLVCERGWEVTLEQILFLLGFACGYLSLGHPADRVGRRGVILLALGLAGPCGVGGAAAGSPPSLTALRFLLGFTLAGADLGLYLTRLELCEPSQRLRAVLAGELMGVVGQFLLLGLALACKDWRLLLRLITAPCILFLLYGWPGVFLESSRWLLVSRRTTEAQTVLRILAQRNRPRGEPLGDEAEEALRDLENTCPLPAAAQISLSALLSCRNIWKNLLILGFTTFIAHGIRHCYQLVGGGVGRKSQVDFNLYSLLAGGTAGLACVFLGVTVDRFGRRGILLLTMTFTGIASLVLLGLRDYLNDVAITTFSILGLFFSQAAGVLSILLAAEVIPTTVRGRGLGLILALGALGQLSGPVQRLHAGRGAFLQHVVLAACALLCIVSIMLLPESKRKALPEALRDGELCRRPSLLRPPPPTRCDHVPLLATPTPAL
- the SLC22A17 gene encoding solute carrier family 22 member 17 isoform X2, whose amino-acid sequence is MEPREGEGEGEGGPSAPDALGSSLSLAAPSGPPSFESLFSQVGVVGRAQQVQLGLSCLPLLFVALALASDPLLTLVPPLRCRLGPPSANASEWEPTLNTSEEACPPPPPNSTRCPHGWDYSGLPVLTNNMVTEWDLVCERGWEVTLEQILFLLGFACGYLSLGHPADRVGRRGVILLALGLAGPCGVGGAAAGSPPSLTALRFLLGFTLAGADLGLYLTRLELCEPSQRLRAVLAGELMGVVGQFLLLGLALACKDWRLLLRLITAPCILFLLYGWPGVFLESSRWLLVSRRTTEAQTVLRILAQRNRPRGEPLGDEAEEALRDLNDVAITTFSILGLFFSQAAGVLSILLAAEVIPTTVRGRGLGLILALGALGQLSGPVQRLHAGRGAFLQHVVLAACALLCIVSIMLLPESKRKALPEALRDGELCRRPSLLRPPPPTRCDHVPLLATPTPAL
- the EFS gene encoding embryonal Fyn-associated substrate isoform X3 → MAVSAQLARALYDNTAESPEELSFRRGDVLRVLQGEGAGGLPGWCLCSLHGQQGIVPANRVKLLPTGPNPECNLYQVPPTHQSTSDPVPGLGNVEQEVYVVPPPPRPCSDPRPSSGPCPPSPDAIYKVPRSNGTQIDAPGDALEVYDVPTTALRFPSNGPYDSPVPFPRPLAQASTQLPGGDDAPYDVPPALKPSPESDLEWEGGREPEPPLYAAPSNLKRASALLNLYEAPEELLGESTSTSSDEAIYDVPLLGPEEPPPAGTPSPPGPNSAPNDIETLALLLARSPPPPPRPRLPSTESLSRRPLPALPVQELSAPSPIPSPASGRKGSIQDRPLPPPPPRLPSYMGLKTERDEEGRVADAGADTADPHNEYEGIPLGEEYDYVHLKGMERAQGSDPLDGATPGGPEAMLRESPMPEEQEASTPGEPLDLPSAQPQEEKIHGKGKMVEDQGSHSLVPFRQGELRTLCTSKEDGEMRMRPRH
- the EFS gene encoding embryonal Fyn-associated substrate isoform X2; this encodes MAVSAQLARALYDNTAESPEELSFRRGDVLRVLQGEGAGGLPGWCLCSLHGQQGIVPANRVKLLPTGPNPECNLYQVPPTHQSTSDPVPGLGNVEQEVYVVPPPPRPCSDPRPSSGPCPPSPDAIYKVPRSNGTQIDAPGDALEVYDVPTTALRFPSNGPYDSPVPFPRPLAQASTQLPGGDDAPYDVPPALKPSPESDLEWEGGREPEPPLYAAPSNLKRASALLNLYEAPEELLGESTSTSSDEAIYDVPLLGPEEPPPAGTPSPPGPNSAPNDIETLALLLARSPPPPPRPRLPSTESLSRRPLPALPVQELSAPSPIPSPASGRKGSIQDRPLPPPPPRLPSYMGLKTERDEEGRVADAGADTADPHNEYEGIPLGEEYDYVHLKGMERAQGSDPLDGATPGGPEAMLRESPMPEEQEASTPGEPLDLPSGDLQLLHFYAGQCQSHYSALQAAVAALLASTRANHPPRLFVPHSKRVVVAAHRLVFVGDTLGRLAASAPLRTQLSLKKRKYMAKAKWWRTREAIPLYPFVRGSSEPSAPPRKMVR
- the EFS gene encoding embryonal Fyn-associated substrate isoform X4, producing the protein MAVSAQLARALYDNTAESPEELSFRRGDVLRVLQGEGAGGLPGWCLCSLHGQQGIVPANRVKLLPTGPNPECNLYQVPPTHQSTSDPVPGLGNVEQEVYVVPPPPRPCSDPRPSSGPCPPSPDAIYKVPRSNGTQIDAPGDALEVYDVPTTALRFPSNGPYDSPVPFPRPLAQASTQLPGGDDAPYDVPPALKPSPESDLEWEGGREPEPPLYAAPSNLKRASALLNLYEAPEELLGESTSTSSDEAIYDVPLLGPEEPPPAGTPSPPGPNSAPNDIETLALLLARSPPPPPRPRLPSTESLSRRPLPALPVQELSAPSPIPSPASGRKGSIQDRPLPPPPPRLPSYMGLKTERDEEGRVADAGADTADPHNEYEGIPLGEEYDYVHLKGMERAQGSDPLDGATPGGPEAMLRESPMPEEQLSLKKRKYMAKAKWWRTREAIPLYPFVRGSSEPSAPPRKMVR
- the EFS gene encoding embryonal Fyn-associated substrate isoform X1, whose amino-acid sequence is MAVSAQLARALYDNTAESPEELSFRRGDVLRVLQGEGAGGLPGWCLCSLHGQQGIVPANRVKLLPTGPNPECNLYQVPPTHQSTSDPVPGLGNVEQEVYVVPPPPRPCSDPRPSSGPCPPSPDAIYKVPRSNGTQIDAPGDALEVYDVPTTALRFPSNGPYDSPVPFPRPLAQASTQLPGGDDAPYDVPPALKPSPESDLEWEGGREPEPPLYAAPSNLKRASALLNLYEAPEELLGESTSTSSDEAIYDVPLLGPEEPPPAGTPSPPGPNSAPNDIETLALLLARSPPPPPRPRLPSTESLSRRPLPALPVQELSAPSPIPSPASGRKGSIQDRPLPPPPPRLPSYMGLKTERDEEGRVADAGADTADPHNEYEGIPLGEEYDYVHLKGMERAQGSDPLDGATPGGPEAMLRESPMPEEQEASTPGEPLDLPSGDLQLLHFYAGQCQSHYSALQAAVAALLASTRANHPPRLFVPHSKRVVVAAHRLVFVGDTLGRLAASAPLRTQVGTAGAALGQALRAAVLAVKGAALGYPSGPAAQEMAQRVTELAGQALQFTTLLSGLAP